In one window of Nodosilinea sp. PGN35 DNA:
- the cysC gene encoding adenylyl-sulfate kinase — MATAQRGVTIWFTGLSGSGKSTIARALEAELRQRGCQLEVLDGDIVRTNLTKGLGFSKADRDENIRRIGFVSHLLTRNGVVVLVSAISPYREARDEVRDRIGDFVEVFVDAPLSVCEDRDVKGLYKKARAGEIKQFTGIDDPYEAPLNPEVHCHTDQQTVEESVAQVIDKLEAMGYLAAAAVA; from the coding sequence ATGGCTACAGCGCAGCGCGGGGTTACGATCTGGTTTACGGGGTTGAGCGGGTCGGGCAAATCGACCATTGCTCGCGCTCTGGAGGCCGAACTGCGCCAGCGGGGTTGCCAGCTAGAGGTGCTCGACGGCGACATCGTGCGTACCAACCTCACCAAGGGTCTGGGCTTTAGCAAAGCCGACCGGGACGAAAACATTCGCCGCATTGGGTTTGTGTCGCACCTGCTGACCCGCAACGGCGTGGTGGTGCTGGTGTCGGCAATTTCGCCCTACCGCGAGGCGCGGGATGAGGTGCGCGATCGCATCGGCGATTTTGTTGAAGTCTTTGTCGATGCCCCCTTGAGCGTCTGCGAAGACCGCGACGTCAAAGGTCTCTACAAAAAAGCCCGCGCTGGCGAAATTAAGCAGTTCACCGGCATTGACGACCCCTACGAAGCCCCTCTCAACCCCGAGGTGCACTGCCACACCGACCAGCAGACCGTCGAAGAGAGCGTAGCCCAGGTAATCGATAAGCTCGAAGCCATGGGCTACCTGGCGGCGGCAGCGGTGGCCTAG
- a CDS encoding ATP-binding protein — protein sequence MSSQRLGTSDIVAHNRAALAELTRAITLRPHRFSLVLARCNYSRLQRLMVDHLQTAALIERPLVERSLPTHVPTLLQALALDPDARPPAALMVTGLEQVQNATAVFKAANLGRNAFPQALPFPVVLWVSDRALALLNRHAPDFKSFAAAPISFEYPPGELIDSLHANANDLFATMLSLGDSSPHPTEAADYQPGSALRTELEFALADIAQTHTTLDGELKASLDFLKGRDAFSRSDLDVARYHFEQSLTYWQKAHRPPQSENRKSKIEDSPEQPAHSPIQNFSSGDAARRQSQSEGLTKFKIQNSPEQSEASPSHPLTPYPLTPPPPTPRQKQAVLLFYLGATCRSQAILQRVVYDRLLHKAESYFTACLRIFRDLGQPDLVGKFIHALAEVQQKLGVWPALERTAQEGLTLHRQDPVRLARNHGYLAEVALAQGDAATAQTNAERALTILAIAGAVTANANEEPTPAAPALGVANQYQRGWYLYLLGRVHIVQNQPEAATTLLEAAYTDTDPKTDLPLYRSILQTLQQQYYQQKKYRAAFGVKLKQRQVDTRFKLRAFIGAGEIQPQELPLGLAEGSTQALLATEIQASGRQADVDALTDRLEQARYPLIIIHGPSGVGKSSTLYAGLVPALAKSFPEGRSTLAALVRGYRDWPDEVNQALARALQQQSEADGDGIPPAAPIDQTDLSDRLQRLTEQSYRQIVLIFDQFEEFFVDAAEVTQRRDFYAFLLDCLNTPYLKVVLSLREDYLHHLLEIERGFDLDILNNDILSRDYRYYLGNFKATDAKFLIRRLTDDAHFYLETALIDQLVADLSTPIGEVRPIELQVVGAQLQRQEISTLEDYLDLGDHPKETLVQNFLGTVVDDCGAENADLARLVLYLLTDIDRESRPYRPQKSRDDIEEELNLRGAIYQPDQLDLVLDILVGSGLVFLLPDIPIDRYQLVHDYLVSYARREPPARLLTKLRHSRGRR from the coding sequence ATGAGCAGCCAGCGTCTGGGAACCAGCGACATTGTGGCCCACAACCGAGCGGCCCTGGCCGAGCTGACGCGGGCGATTACCCTCCGGCCCCACCGCTTTTCGCTGGTGCTGGCCCGGTGCAACTACTCGCGCTTGCAGCGGCTGATGGTGGATCATCTGCAGACCGCTGCGCTGATAGAGCGGCCCCTGGTGGAGCGATCGCTGCCTACCCACGTTCCCACCCTGCTCCAGGCCCTGGCCCTGGACCCCGATGCCCGCCCGCCCGCCGCCCTGATGGTGACCGGCCTGGAGCAGGTGCAGAACGCCACAGCGGTGTTTAAAGCCGCCAACCTGGGGCGCAACGCCTTTCCCCAGGCGCTGCCGTTTCCGGTGGTGCTGTGGGTGAGCGATCGCGCCCTGGCCCTGCTCAACCGCCACGCCCCCGACTTTAAGAGCTTTGCCGCCGCCCCCATCTCCTTTGAGTATCCCCCCGGCGAGCTAATTGACTCGCTCCACGCCAACGCCAACGACCTGTTTGCCACCATGCTCTCCCTGGGAGACAGCAGCCCCCACCCCACCGAAGCCGCCGACTACCAGCCGGGGTCAGCCCTGCGCACCGAGCTAGAGTTTGCCCTGGCCGACATTGCCCAAACCCACACCACCCTCGACGGCGAACTCAAGGCCAGCCTCGACTTTCTCAAGGGCCGCGACGCCTTTAGCCGCAGCGACCTCGATGTCGCCCGCTACCACTTCGAGCAAAGCCTCACCTACTGGCAGAAAGCCCACCGCCCCCCCCAAAGCGAAAATCGAAAATCGAAAATTGAAGACTCCCCAGAGCAACCTGCCCATTCCCCAATTCAAAATTTCTCCTCCGGAGACGCTGCGCGTAGGCAGAGCCAGTCCGAAGGACTTACAAAATTCAAAATTCAAAACTCCCCGGAGCAATCTGAGGCTTCCCCCTCCCACCCCCTCACCCCCTACCCCCTCACCCCTCCACCCCCCACTCCCCGCCAAAAACAGGCCGTCCTCCTCTTCTACCTGGGGGCTACCTGCCGCAGCCAGGCCATCCTCCAGCGGGTGGTATACGATCGCCTGCTGCACAAAGCCGAGAGCTACTTCACTGCCTGCCTGCGCATCTTCCGCGACCTGGGACAGCCCGATTTGGTAGGCAAATTTATTCACGCCCTGGCGGAGGTGCAGCAAAAGCTGGGGGTCTGGCCCGCCCTGGAGCGCACCGCCCAGGAAGGGCTCACCCTGCACCGCCAGGATCCCGTTCGCCTGGCCCGCAACCACGGATATCTGGCGGAGGTGGCCCTGGCCCAGGGCGATGCCGCTACTGCCCAAACCAACGCCGAGCGGGCGCTGACTATTCTGGCGATCGCCGGAGCCGTCACCGCCAACGCCAACGAGGAGCCCACTCCCGCCGCCCCGGCCCTGGGGGTAGCCAACCAGTACCAGCGGGGCTGGTACCTCTACCTGCTGGGGCGGGTGCATATCGTCCAAAACCAGCCCGAGGCGGCGACAACCCTGCTCGAAGCCGCCTACACCGACACCGACCCCAAAACTGACCTGCCCCTCTACCGCAGCATTCTGCAAACTCTCCAGCAGCAGTACTACCAGCAAAAGAAGTACCGCGCCGCCTTTGGGGTCAAGCTCAAGCAGCGCCAGGTCGATACCCGCTTTAAACTGCGGGCCTTCATCGGGGCGGGCGAAATTCAGCCCCAGGAATTGCCCCTGGGCCTGGCGGAGGGCTCTACCCAGGCGCTGCTGGCTACCGAGATTCAGGCCTCGGGCCGCCAGGCCGATGTCGATGCCCTCACCGATCGCCTCGAGCAGGCCCGCTACCCGCTGATCATCATCCACGGGCCGTCGGGGGTGGGCAAAAGCTCCACTCTCTACGCGGGGCTGGTGCCCGCCCTGGCCAAGTCGTTTCCTGAGGGGCGATCGACCCTGGCGGCCCTGGTCAGGGGCTACCGCGACTGGCCCGACGAAGTCAACCAGGCCCTGGCCCGCGCCCTGCAGCAGCAGAGCGAGGCCGACGGTGACGGCATTCCCCCCGCCGCCCCCATCGACCAGACCGACCTGAGCGATCGCCTCCAACGCCTCACCGAACAGAGCTACCGACAGATCGTGCTGATCTTCGACCAGTTCGAAGAATTTTTTGTCGATGCCGCTGAAGTCACCCAGCGGCGTGACTTTTACGCCTTTTTGCTCGACTGCCTCAACACCCCCTACCTCAAGGTGGTGCTGTCCCTGCGCGAAGACTACCTCCACCACCTGCTCGAAATCGAGCGCGGCTTTGACCTTGACATTCTCAACAACGACATCCTCAGCCGCGACTACCGCTACTACCTGGGCAACTTTAAGGCCACCGACGCCAAGTTTCTGATTCGCCGCCTCACCGACGACGCCCACTTTTACCTCGAAACTGCGCTCATCGACCAGCTGGTGGCCGACCTGTCTACCCCCATCGGCGAGGTGCGCCCGATTGAGCTTCAGGTGGTCGGGGCCCAGCTTCAGCGCCAGGAGATCAGCACCCTAGAAGACTACCTCGACCTGGGCGACCACCCCAAAGAAACCCTGGTGCAGAATTTCTTGGGCACCGTAGTTGACGACTGCGGCGCTGAGAATGCCGATCTGGCCCGTCTGGTACTCTACCTGCTTACCGATATCGATCGCGAGAGCCGTCCGTACCGTCCCCAAAAAAGCCGAGACGACATTGAAGAGGAGCTCAACCTGCGCGGGGCCATCTATCAGCCAGATCAGCTCGATCTGGTGCTGGATATTTTGGTGGGCTCGGGCCTGGTCTTTCTGCTGCCCGATATACCCATCGATCGCTACCAGCTGGTGCACGACTACCTGGTGAGCTACGCCCGTCGTGAGCCGCCCGCCCGTCTGCTCACTAAGCTGCGGCACAGTCGAGGACGGCGATAG
- a CDS encoding AAA family ATPase, whose product MLDLQQFYDACDPTQPLRGKRYYIDFSTVRGGDIVQELERKIARLARNRPTTQLFTGHIGCGKSTELFRLQAALARRSYEVVYFESDRDLEMADVEISDILLSIAHNISEHLDKIGIATRPTYLQNLFQNLADTLRTPMEISDVSFSAGIASITASAKQSPDMRSQLRQYLEPRTRSIITAINDELLTPANDRLQSQGKNRLVVIMDNLDRIDSAPRSQGRLQSEYLFVDRGEQLKQLDCHLVYTIPLELMFSNDLVRLSNRFGTNPMVLPMVPVRDRQGNRDEAGMALLQQMVLIRAFPELNVNQRLDAVGYVFDEIATLDRLCQVSGGHMRNLIRLLDGCLRKQDPPFWRDTLEAVIRNERDSLVGLVSEREWDLLLQAVSRQAVQGDEDYNILVRSLFLYEYRDAQGRWFGLNPLLAETDRYRSWLAQQSRP is encoded by the coding sequence ATGCTGGATCTACAGCAGTTCTACGATGCCTGCGACCCCACCCAGCCGCTGCGGGGCAAGCGATACTATATTGATTTTTCCACGGTGCGCGGCGGCGACATTGTGCAGGAGCTAGAGCGCAAGATTGCCCGCCTGGCCCGCAATCGACCCACCACCCAGCTGTTTACCGGCCACATTGGCTGCGGCAAATCGACGGAGCTATTTCGCCTGCAAGCTGCGCTGGCGCGGCGCAGCTACGAGGTGGTCTACTTTGAGTCAGACCGCGACCTGGAGATGGCCGACGTGGAAATCTCCGACATTTTGCTCAGCATTGCCCACAACATCAGCGAACACCTCGACAAAATTGGCATTGCCACCCGGCCCACCTACCTGCAAAACCTGTTTCAAAACCTGGCCGATACCCTGCGCACCCCGATGGAAATCTCCGACGTGAGCTTTTCGGCGGGTATTGCCAGCATTACCGCCTCGGCTAAGCAGAGCCCCGACATGCGCAGCCAGCTCCGGCAGTACCTAGAGCCCCGCACCCGCAGCATTATTACCGCCATCAACGACGAGCTGCTCACCCCGGCTAACGATCGCCTCCAAAGCCAGGGCAAAAACCGCCTGGTGGTGATCATGGACAACCTCGATCGCATCGACAGCGCCCCCCGCTCCCAGGGGCGGCTCCAGTCGGAGTACCTTTTTGTCGATCGCGGCGAGCAGCTCAAGCAGCTCGACTGCCACCTGGTCTACACCATTCCCCTCGAGCTGATGTTTTCTAACGACCTGGTGCGGCTGTCGAACCGGTTTGGCACCAACCCCATGGTGCTGCCCATGGTGCCCGTGCGCGATCGCCAGGGCAACCGCGACGAGGCGGGCATGGCGCTGCTCCAGCAGATGGTGCTGATTCGCGCCTTTCCAGAGCTCAACGTAAACCAGCGCCTCGATGCGGTGGGCTACGTGTTTGATGAGATCGCCACCCTCGATCGCCTCTGCCAGGTGAGCGGCGGCCACATGCGCAACCTGATTCGCCTGCTGGACGGCTGTCTGCGCAAGCAGGATCCGCCCTTTTGGCGCGACACCCTGGAGGCGGTGATTCGCAATGAGCGCGACAGCCTCGTGGGGCTAGTCAGCGAACGGGAGTGGGATCTGCTGCTCCAGGCGGTCTCCCGCCAGGCCGTGCAGGGCGACGAAGACTACAACATTTTGGTGCGCAGCCTGTTTTTGTACGAGTACCGCGACGCCCAGGGCCGCTGGTTTGGCCTCAACCCCCTGCTGGCCGAGACCGATCGCTACCGCAGCTGGCTGGCCCAGCAGAGCCGGCCATGA
- a CDS encoding orange carotenoid protein N-terminal domain-containing protein, whose product MTSYTAVNDPNQALAAFKQLSVDDQLAFLWFVYEQMGESITTAAPGSASSEISMGLYNQVKAVDQQQQLDIMRAIAQSDSSSQISREYGSLSANSKLAFWYFLAQGMDSGEIISMPDDYKMAESGQDLLAAIETMDFESQITVLRSAANDMGSEPASGSSV is encoded by the coding sequence ATGACGAGTTACACCGCCGTTAACGACCCCAACCAGGCCCTGGCTGCTTTTAAGCAGCTGAGCGTGGATGACCAGCTGGCATTTCTGTGGTTTGTCTATGAGCAGATGGGAGAGTCAATTACCACCGCCGCTCCCGGTTCTGCCTCTTCAGAAATCTCCATGGGCCTTTACAATCAGGTGAAAGCTGTCGATCAGCAGCAGCAGCTCGACATCATGCGGGCGATCGCCCAGAGCGATTCCTCCAGCCAGATCAGCCGCGAGTACGGGTCGCTGAGCGCCAACAGCAAGCTCGCCTTCTGGTACTTCCTGGCCCAGGGTATGGACAGCGGTGAAATTATCTCCATGCCCGATGACTATAAAATGGCTGAGTCGGGACAGGATCTGCTGGCGGCCATTGAAACCATGGACTTTGAGTCGCAGATCACCGTTCTGCGTAGCGCCGCCAACGACATGGGCAGCGAACCTGCCAGCGGTTCTAGCGTGTAG
- a CDS encoding flotillin family protein, which translates to MSLIFTLLVVMFGATGSLLLVIKNLYYICQPSEVLIFSGDRRAVSDGRRVGYRLVKGGSSIRKPLLEKTFRMELTNMIIELKVASAYSKGGIPLNVDGVANIKIASEEPAIHNAIERLLGKSREEIEKIARETLEGNLRGVLATLTPEQVNEDKMAFVRNLLDEADDDLAQLGLILDNLQIQNISDDVGYLNSIGRKQRADLLRDARIAEAEAKAQSALQAAENLKRTSLRQIEAKIATTRADADRRLQNALSQRQAAISEAESEIAAEVARTEAELAVQRERRNQVEQQLQADVIAPAIAACQQAQARAKGDAASIVEDGRARAEGIRELATTWQAAGDHAREIFLFQKLEGLLENLVATVPDVAVESITVIDAGGGGSATKLASFMEQMRQATGVDLSHTLQNFGGGSATPASLAANPNAETKQG; encoded by the coding sequence ATGAGCCTCATCTTCACCCTTCTGGTCGTCATGTTCGGGGCCACCGGCAGCCTGCTGCTGGTCATCAAAAACCTCTACTACATCTGCCAGCCCAGCGAGGTGCTGATTTTTTCGGGCGATCGCCGCGCCGTCAGTGACGGTCGCCGGGTGGGCTACCGGCTGGTCAAAGGCGGCAGCAGCATTCGCAAGCCCCTGCTGGAAAAAACCTTCCGCATGGAGCTGACCAACATGATCATCGAGCTGAAGGTGGCCAGCGCCTACTCCAAGGGCGGCATCCCCCTCAATGTCGATGGCGTGGCGAATATCAAGATTGCGAGCGAAGAACCGGCGATTCACAATGCGATCGAGCGGCTGCTGGGCAAAAGCCGCGAGGAGATCGAAAAAATTGCCCGCGAAACCCTGGAGGGCAACCTGCGTGGGGTGCTCGCCACCCTCACCCCCGAACAGGTGAACGAGGACAAGATGGCCTTTGTGCGCAACCTGCTCGATGAGGCCGACGACGACCTGGCCCAGCTGGGTCTGATCCTTGACAACCTGCAAATTCAAAACATCTCTGACGATGTGGGCTACCTCAACTCGATTGGGCGCAAACAGCGGGCCGACCTGCTGCGCGACGCCCGGATTGCGGAGGCCGAGGCCAAGGCCCAGTCGGCCCTCCAGGCCGCCGAAAACCTGAAGCGCACCTCCCTGCGCCAGATCGAGGCCAAAATTGCCACCACCCGCGCCGATGCCGATCGCCGCCTGCAAAACGCCCTCAGCCAGCGCCAGGCGGCCATCTCGGAGGCGGAGTCGGAGATCGCCGCCGAAGTGGCCCGCACCGAGGCCGAGCTGGCGGTGCAGCGCGAACGCCGCAACCAGGTCGAGCAGCAGCTCCAGGCGGATGTGATTGCGCCTGCGATCGCCGCCTGCCAGCAGGCCCAGGCCCGCGCCAAGGGGGATGCCGCCAGCATCGTCGAAGACGGTCGGGCCAGGGCCGAGGGCATTCGCGAGCTGGCCACCACCTGGCAGGCCGCTGGCGACCACGCCCGCGAGATCTTTTTGTTTCAAAAGCTGGAGGGGCTGCTGGAGAATTTGGTGGCCACCGTGCCCGACGTGGCGGTGGAGAGCATCACCGTAATCGATGCGGGCGGCGGCGGCAGCGCCACCAAGCTGGCCTCGTTTATGGAGCAGATGAGGCAGGCCACCGGGGTCGATCTAAGCCATACCCTGCAAAACTTTGGCGGCGGTAGCGCGACCCCGGCATCCCTGGCCGCCAATCCCAATGCCGAGACAAAGCAGGGGTAA
- a CDS encoding flotillin family protein — MPPAPVIGQSGGRALGGGAIAVLIFAVLITIWGVNALVQICDPNKILIISGRRYRRADGQIMGYRVIYGGRTFRIPILETVKTMDLTTMPVPIEVTNAYSKGGTPLDIQAIANVKIARDETLVGNAIERFLGRGRDEISRVARETLEGNLRGVVATLTPEQLNEDRLEFAERIASDVRNDLVKLGLQLDTLKIQSVADRVDYLNSIGRRQIATVVKDAEIAESNAVAEAEQIEADSTRQAEVAQTQARTVIQEKENELRRITAEVEKQARIEEERTQAAAEEARARAQRELQAIRANLEQARLEVEKVLPARAQQRAQEFHARGASATLEENAKASAQASQMLVKVWQDTGVNASELFLVQQLEMVLKEAGRIPSRLHLDKVNVIDNGDGKAIASLLNAYPEMVKQFLRQSEAILGIPLAATPTPAEHPPTPLNLPKTDP; from the coding sequence ATGCCGCCTGCTCCGGTGATTGGGCAAAGCGGGGGGCGAGCCTTGGGCGGCGGGGCGATCGCCGTGCTGATCTTTGCCGTTTTGATTACCATCTGGGGGGTCAACGCCCTGGTGCAGATCTGTGACCCCAACAAAATTTTGATTATCTCGGGGCGCAGGTACCGCCGGGCCGATGGGCAGATCATGGGCTACCGGGTGATCTATGGGGGGCGCACGTTTCGCATCCCGATTCTGGAGACGGTCAAAACGATGGATTTGACCACCATGCCGGTGCCCATTGAGGTCACCAACGCCTACTCCAAGGGCGGCACGCCGCTGGACATTCAGGCGATCGCCAACGTCAAAATCGCCCGCGATGAGACCCTGGTGGGCAATGCGATCGAGCGCTTTTTAGGCCGGGGCCGCGACGAAATTTCGCGGGTCGCCCGCGAAACCCTGGAGGGCAACCTGCGCGGCGTGGTGGCCACCCTCACCCCCGAGCAGCTGAACGAAGACCGGCTGGAGTTCGCCGAGCGCATCGCCAGCGATGTGCGCAACGACCTGGTCAAGCTGGGCCTCCAGCTCGACACCCTCAAAATCCAGAGTGTGGCCGACCGGGTAGACTACCTCAACTCCATCGGGCGGCGGCAGATCGCCACGGTGGTCAAGGACGCCGAGATTGCCGAGTCCAACGCGGTGGCCGAGGCCGAGCAGATCGAAGCCGACAGCACCCGCCAGGCCGAGGTGGCCCAAACCCAGGCTCGCACCGTGATTCAAGAAAAAGAAAACGAGCTGCGCCGGATCACCGCCGAGGTAGAAAAGCAGGCCCGCATCGAAGAAGAGCGTACCCAGGCCGCTGCCGAAGAGGCCCGCGCCCGCGCCCAGCGAGAGCTGCAAGCCATCCGTGCCAACCTGGAGCAGGCCCGTCTGGAGGTCGAAAAAGTGCTGCCCGCCCGCGCCCAGCAGCGCGCCCAGGAGTTCCACGCCCGCGGTGCCTCCGCCACCCTGGAAGAGAACGCCAAAGCCTCGGCCCAGGCCAGCCAAATGCTGGTCAAAGTCTGGCAAGACACCGGGGTCAACGCCTCCGAACTGTTTCTGGTGCAGCAGCTCGAAATGGTGCTCAAAGAGGCGGGCCGTATCCCCAGCCGCCTGCACCTGGATAAGGTGAACGTGATCGACAACGGCGACGGCAAGGCGATCGCCTCCCTGCTCAACGCCTACCCCGAAATGGTGAAGCAGTTCCTGCGCCAGTCCGAAGCCATCCTCGGCATTCCCCTCGCCGCCACCCCCACTCCCGCCGAACATCCCCCCACCCCCCTCAATCTCCCCAAAACAGACCCCTAG
- a CDS encoding OB-fold-containig protein, whose product MLIYSVCLIVGGIFVLLAAVGGFDGADLDGDFDVSVEVPADIDDIDLGTHLDQTLTALRDRWWLPLLSLRFWTFALCFFGLTGLLLTRFQPDLSGLVVALIALLMGLFCGLGAALVLRSLSRQSVSSLIRPEELTGQVGTVEIPFDGHSRGKVSLSFGGSTVSFFAITQEEREFHQGERVLVVGMERDKLWVAAAEGVEGEGGGKF is encoded by the coding sequence ATGCTGATCTATAGTGTTTGCTTGATTGTCGGGGGCATTTTTGTGCTGCTAGCTGCCGTCGGCGGTTTTGATGGGGCAGACTTAGACGGCGATTTTGATGTCAGTGTCGAAGTGCCCGCCGACATTGACGACATCGACCTCGGTACCCACCTTGACCAGACGTTGACGGCCCTGCGCGATCGCTGGTGGCTGCCCTTGCTCAGCCTGCGGTTTTGGACCTTTGCCCTCTGTTTTTTTGGTCTCACCGGGTTGCTGCTGACGAGGTTTCAGCCAGATCTCAGTGGTCTGGTGGTGGCCCTCATTGCCCTGCTCATGGGGCTCTTCTGTGGACTAGGGGCGGCGCTGGTGCTGCGATCGCTCAGCCGCCAGTCGGTCAGCAGCCTGATTCGCCCCGAGGAACTGACCGGGCAAGTGGGCACAGTAGAAATTCCCTTTGACGGCCACAGCCGGGGCAAAGTCAGCCTCAGCTTCGGCGGCTCCACCGTCAGCTTTTTTGCCATTACCCAGGAGGAGCGCGAGTTTCACCAGGGGGAGCGGGTGCTGGTGGTGGGTATGGAGCGAGACAAGCTGTGGGTGGCGGCAGCGGAGGGGGTGGAGGGGGAGGGGGGTGGGAAGTTTTGA
- a CDS encoding heavy-metal-associated domain-containing protein, protein MTLELNIPDLACSACVDTVTKAVQAVDAAAQVSADPKTKRVSIGTSASEDAIKTAITRAGYTVA, encoded by the coding sequence ATGACTCTCGAATTGAATATTCCCGACCTGGCCTGTTCTGCCTGTGTAGATACAGTAACTAAAGCTGTACAGGCCGTTGATGCTGCTGCCCAGGTGAGTGCTGACCCCAAAACTAAACGGGTCAGCATTGGCACCAGCGCCTCCGAAGACGCTATCAAGACCGCCATTACTCGGGCTGGCTATACGGTTGCCTAG
- a CDS encoding UPF0175 family protein, which yields MEAMGAEVRLAAAVKLFELGRLSSGAAAGLAGIPRTLFLAKLSGYGVNTSDLDKAALMGDLANA from the coding sequence ATGGAGGCGATGGGTGCAGAGGTGCGGCTGGCGGCAGCGGTGAAGCTGTTTGAGCTGGGGCGCTTGTCGTCAGGGGCGGCGGCGGGCTTGGCTGGCATTCCTCGAACGTTGTTTTTGGCGAAGCTGAGTGGCTATGGCGTCAACACCTCTGACCTGGACAAAGCGGCTTTAATGGGCGATCTCGCTAATGCCTGA
- a CDS encoding DUF3368 domain-containing protein, whose amino-acid sequence MAIPSGVADELEKGREIGVVLLRLADYGWLQVLQAQPQSLVPQIAGLGQGEREVISVAISSPKALALLDDGLARQYAKSLGVSVTGTLGVFLKAKRSQLIDQVAPVMDRLTQLGFRASDTTQLAVLKLAGEVAQ is encoded by the coding sequence GTGGCTATTCCCTCAGGAGTTGCAGATGAGCTGGAGAAGGGGCGAGAGATCGGCGTGGTGCTGCTCAGGTTAGCGGATTATGGCTGGCTCCAGGTTTTGCAGGCTCAACCCCAAAGTCTGGTGCCGCAGATCGCAGGGCTAGGCCAGGGTGAACGGGAGGTGATCTCGGTGGCGATCAGCAGCCCAAAAGCTTTGGCATTGCTGGATGATGGATTGGCGCGGCAGTATGCCAAAAGCCTTGGGGTGAGCGTGACGGGTACGTTGGGGGTTTTCCTTAAAGCTAAGCGATCGCAACTCATCGACCAGGTTGCCCCCGTCATGGATCGCTTAACCCAGTTGGGCTTTCGAGCCAGCGATACCACCCAGTTGGCGGTGCTCAAGTTGGCAGGGGAAGTGGCTCAATAA